ACGACCGCGCTCCCCCATTCATCGATGGTTTTGAGCGCGATGTCTAGCTCAGCCGTTACTGTTGTACGGGGAATGGGAAGCTGCGCCTGCTTAAAGCGGTGAAACGATAAAAATTTGTTCGCGGCGTTCTGGATCGCTTCGGAGGAGTTCATGACAGGTATACGGTTCTCAAAATGGCGGATGAGGTCGAACTTAAAAGAGATCTGCTCGAGCGCAAAGCTGATGCCGACGTCCCGGATAATGAGCGCGTCGAGTTCCACGCTCTTTGAATTGGGATCAAAGATAGAGAGATCAGTTAATGAAAGAGAAGCGCTGAGCGTTGCGAGGTTTATCGGGACGGCTGTGGCACCTCGTTTCTCGATGTTCTTTATAAAAGTGCGGGCAGTCCAGTCCTCGGGATCGGTGAGGACGAGGCCGATTTTTGCAGGTTTTTTAGTTGTCATTTAATCCGTTACCCCACAATTGTACTTTGCTTATTAACTTACTAATTACTTACGGACACGCAACAATCAACGGTACTGTCCCTTTCCCTCCTGAAGCTTTCCTCTCCTTCAGATGCGCCTCGTGATCGCCGCAGATAAGCAGCATCCCATTCCGTTCCTTAACGGCCTTTGCGATTGCTCCTATGTTTTGGCTCGTGATAGCGGCAGCCACTCGCAGATCGTTCCCGCGATGCGCGAACCGGTCAATGGCGCGGAGATGCGCGAAGATGAATCTCACCTCGCGCTTTTTTAATACAGAAACGGCGTGTGAAGTTATCAAAGCGTCGTATTCCTCGATGTCTTCGCGATCATCCACCGGGCAAACGTAGCTGATTCGCTCGACAAGCGGTTTCGTGCCCGCTGTTTCAAGAATGGCCGCAGTTGGCTTGCCCACGTCATCAAGCATTTCCAGAATCGAGTTCACTTCCGATGTGCCGACGTCTTCGCTCGTAAATATCTCATGCTCGTCCGCTAACAAGCCCGTGAGAATCGAGGCAATCGCCGGTGTTGTCGTGGTGCTTACCGTCTCACACTCGTATAACAACCCTTGCGAAGCGAGCGCATGCAGCACCTCTAATCCCGTCGCAAAATCGGCGTAAAGCTGCCAATCAAGGCTGTCTACCACTACTAATACCACTACGGAAGGATCGCGGGCGGTCATAAAGTCGAGAATTTGCTTGACTGGCTGAACGGGTGATGGTAACTCAATATCAAAAAACGCCGCCAGGGTCGGCGCGATGTGTAAGAGCGAGAGGGGTTGCATAACAACCATTCGGCGCTTATCTCTGATAAATGTGGTGAGTCTTTATGCGCAACATAACCGACAAGCTTTTAAACTGCGCGATACATATTCGCTCACACGAACTAATTTTTGAACGTTGAGATGATAAAAGAAGTTCCCGCATGTGAGAAGAAAGAGGGGGGACAATAAATAACCAAAAGAGGTACGCGAAAAATGAATACGAAAGAAGGTGTAAATTGCGGCTTTGGAAGAGGTAAGGCGATAATAGGCATTGTATTGACGGCTGTTCTGTTTGCTTCGGTACTCGGGGCGCTGGTGCCGATTTCCGCACGAGATGGCGCGGGCGCGATAGAGCGCGGCGATATCGTATTTTGTGGTGAGGAAGGTCTGGATGTCTCGGCCATCGTGGTGAGTGGTAGCTACTTTTATGGCATGACCGGCACCACTACCGAAGGCGCAACAATTTTCGTCGCTGATAATACCGATTTTGACGTCTCGGCATCTGCCGTCGAGGGCCCGTACAATGCCACGAGTGCCGCCGGAACGGTTGCGGATATAGTAATTGACGAGCCTAAAATTACCGGCGATGTCTTCATCGAGGGTACCACCTATTCGGTCGTTGGTAAGGCGATACCCAGGGGGACGAAACTGACGGTTCATATTGAGCCTAACTTTGGTGGTCTCATGAAGAATGCTGCCGACGGAAGCTGGAGCAAAGTCAAACTAAAATTACTCGACCCTGATGGAATCCTACTGACACCGGAGAAGATTGATGCGGATACCCCGGAAAATAATGTCACGTCGAGTGACTGGTCTCAACTCGACACCTCTGAGTGGCGTATTGGTCAGTGGAGGATGTGGATAACAACAGATCGGGACACCTGTAACGATGTAGACGTGAGTTCACCTTACTACGAGTTCACGGTCCGTAAAGAGGAATTGACAATCGATGCCGAAGAAGACGCTGTTGATCAAGGCGAGGATATTAATGTAACAATTACCGGAAATCCATTCGCCTTCTATTACCTGACTGTCACCAATGTTGATACGGATAACCCCCCGATGATATTGTATACGTCTGACGTTGTGGTGTTGGACGAATGGGGCGATGCGTATCCAGCGACAGGAACGCCTTATTTGGCGGCATGGGTCAGAACTGGGGGTGGTTGCACTGCTAATGTCTCGATTGATACAACGTGTGCAGCCGAAAGATTATATGAAATAACTGTATACGATGCGATTTATCCAGTTTATCCTGATTTTGCTCCTGATGACGATGTTGAAGAAGACGACGATGATGATGTAGATGTGTGGGTTAATCCACATGAACCACGGACAATTTATGTGCCTGACGATTATGCTACGATTCAAGAGGCGGTGACCGCAGCAAACCCTTTTGACATCATCATCGTGCGTGACGGTACATATACCGAGAACGTGGACTTTAGCGTAGCTAACCTAACAATTCGATCTGAAAATGGCAGTGATAAAACGATTGTTAATGCTCTTGATCCAAATGATCACGTTCTTGAAATAACGGTCAACTATGTAAATGTAAGCGGATTCACCATCGGAGGAGGATGGTGTGGAGTATATCTCCGCGCAAATTATTGTAATATCTCAAATAACACTCTATCAAATAATAGCATAGGCATCAATATAGAATACTCAAATCATAATATATTGATAAAAAATAAACTTTCAAACAACTATTACGGCAATCTATTATGCTCAGGCCACTCAAAAACTGACTTTGATAATGTGATAGACACAACGAACACCATTAATGACTATCCGGTTTACTACTATTTTGACCAAAAAGATCGAATTATAAAAAACCTCAATACGAGCTGGATTGGTTTTGCATATTGCTCCAACTTTACGATCCAGAATAACAGCATCCATCATGGAGAAGGCGTCAGCTTTGTGTTTTGTAATGACAGCAGGATA
This DNA window, taken from Methanomicrobia archaeon, encodes the following:
- a CDS encoding alkaline phosphatase family protein, whose translation is MQPLSLLHIAPTLAAFFDIELPSPVQPVKQILDFMTARDPSVVVLVVVDSLDWQLYADFATGLEVLHALASQGLLYECETVSTTTTPAIASILTGLLADEHEIFTSEDVGTSEVNSILEMLDDVGKPTAAILETAGTKPLVERISYVCPVDDREDIEEYDALITSHAVSVLKKREVRFIFAHLRAIDRFAHRGNDLRVAAAITSQNIGAIAKAVKERNGMLLICGDHEAHLKERKASGGKGTVPLIVACP